The following are encoded together in the Paludisphaera mucosa genome:
- the dnaG gene encoding DNA primase: MDPDSRRNDQENPVPRPSDATKAAIKNAVDIVGLVGEYLPLRRAGSRYKALCPWHEDRNPSLEVNPERQTFKCWVCGVGGDVLEFVQKIERVEFPEALRMLAERAGITLDGPSPSAARPDGPSKAELTAVLAWAQGLFEEALGRRESPREYLAGRGLTAATATRFHLGFAPDDPNWLFEEARRKGFSRDWLERAGLAVSSEEAPGKAHARFRGRLIFPIHDERGRPVGFGGRILPEAERAASSRGIRVAKYLNSPESPLFQKRRILYAADLARSACREAGWVAVMEGYTDVMAAHQVGLQNVVATLGTAFGDEHVPMLRRLADRACLVYDGDEAGQSAAERALEIFLGHELDVRVLSLPSGLDPCDYLLSEGADAFRKMAAEALDPLAFVLDRARARFDLDSIEGSRRASEWVLGVLGRVPSRPGSIQDLALSKALDSLAHALRLPVASLRRRLHELRAASQRKGADRPRPEAAAADGPGPAEAIPPAADLLRAMDPVDRELTAIVVGRPDAVALLVARVPLASLRDSSARAILDAAYDLYGQGEIPSFDAIKDSLDDPRSRAVVEHLGDLRDDGLERPELQPLDAVQFPPGAWGERLELVLGQLAERERLTRLADLRQALEETDRLTEPDAYRALQLEHRRLLTQRAGTSNKKTTRPDPTFRA; encoded by the coding sequence ATGGATCCGGACTCGCGCCGGAACGATCAGGAGAATCCCGTGCCCAGGCCATCCGATGCGACGAAAGCCGCTATAAAAAACGCGGTGGACATCGTGGGGTTGGTGGGCGAATACCTACCTTTGCGTCGGGCCGGTTCGCGTTACAAGGCCCTCTGCCCCTGGCACGAGGACCGGAATCCGTCGTTGGAAGTGAATCCCGAGCGGCAGACTTTCAAGTGCTGGGTCTGCGGCGTGGGGGGCGACGTCCTGGAGTTCGTGCAGAAGATCGAGCGGGTGGAGTTCCCAGAGGCCTTGCGGATGCTGGCGGAGCGGGCGGGGATCACGCTGGACGGCCCGTCGCCCTCGGCCGCGCGGCCCGATGGGCCGTCGAAGGCGGAGCTGACGGCGGTCCTGGCCTGGGCGCAGGGGTTGTTCGAGGAGGCCCTGGGCCGCCGCGAGTCGCCCCGGGAGTATCTCGCGGGGCGGGGGCTGACGGCGGCGACGGCGACGCGGTTTCATCTGGGGTTCGCCCCGGACGATCCCAACTGGCTGTTCGAGGAGGCGCGGCGGAAGGGGTTCTCGCGGGATTGGCTGGAGCGGGCCGGATTGGCGGTCTCTTCGGAAGAGGCGCCCGGCAAGGCTCACGCCCGATTTCGGGGTCGGCTGATCTTTCCCATTCACGACGAGCGGGGCCGGCCGGTGGGGTTCGGGGGGCGGATCTTGCCGGAAGCGGAGCGGGCGGCCTCGTCTCGGGGGATTCGTGTCGCAAAATATCTTAACAGCCCCGAGTCGCCCTTGTTCCAGAAGCGTCGCATCCTCTACGCCGCGGATCTCGCGAGGTCGGCCTGTCGCGAGGCGGGCTGGGTCGCGGTGATGGAAGGGTATACCGACGTGATGGCGGCGCACCAGGTGGGCCTGCAGAACGTCGTGGCGACGTTGGGGACCGCGTTCGGCGACGAACACGTCCCGATGCTGCGGCGGCTGGCCGACCGGGCGTGCCTGGTCTACGACGGCGACGAGGCGGGGCAGTCCGCGGCGGAGCGGGCCTTGGAGATCTTCCTGGGGCATGAGCTGGACGTGCGGGTGCTGTCGCTGCCGTCGGGCCTCGATCCTTGCGACTACCTCTTGAGCGAAGGAGCCGACGCATTCCGCAAGATGGCCGCCGAGGCGCTCGATCCGCTGGCCTTCGTCCTCGACCGGGCGCGGGCCCGGTTCGACCTGGATTCGATCGAGGGCTCGCGACGGGCGTCCGAATGGGTGCTCGGCGTCCTGGGCCGGGTGCCGTCGCGGCCGGGATCGATCCAGGACCTGGCCCTGAGCAAGGCGCTCGACTCGCTGGCCCACGCCCTGCGGCTGCCGGTGGCCTCGCTGCGGCGGCGGCTCCACGAGCTGCGGGCGGCCTCGCAGCGGAAGGGGGCCGACCGGCCCCGGCCCGAGGCCGCCGCGGCCGACGGACCGGGCCCGGCCGAGGCGATCCCGCCCGCCGCCGACCTGCTGCGGGCGATGGACCCGGTCGACCGCGAGCTGACGGCCATCGTCGTCGGCCGGCCCGACGCGGTCGCCCTGCTCGTCGCCCGGGTCCCGCTGGCCTCGCTCCGAGACTCTTCGGCCCGCGCGATCCTGGACGCCGCCTACGATCTCTACGGCCAGGGCGAGATCCCCAGCTTCGACGCGATCAAGGACAGCCTCGACGACCCCCGCTCGCGGGCCGTCGTCGAGCACCTGGGCGACCTGAGGGACGACGGCCTGGAACGACCCGAACTGCAACCCCTGGACGCCGTCCAGTTCCCCCCGGGGGCCTGGGGGGAACGGCTTGAACTGGTGCTCGGCCAGCTCGCCGAACGCGAGCGGCTGACACGCCTCGCCGACCTGCGGCAGGCCCTCGAAGAGACCGACCGACTGACCGAACCCGACGCCTACCGCGCCTTGCAACTGGAACATCGTCGACTACTGACCCAGCGGGCTGGGACTTCGAATAAAAAGACCACGCGTCCCGATCCGACGTTTCGTGCGTGA
- a CDS encoding zinc ribbon domain-containing protein, translating to MKPPLPVRNIPPERKALFYAGLAVGLVGALLFASTFYSFAANFGDFDDFAGRARSMMFRAFGGMGLMIGGGVVLGVAARGLAGAGLHLDPEQARRDLEPWARMRGGLLGDVLDEIPAVQQVVDRLGSGERTVEVVRVRCPACKALNDEAARFCGQCGKPL from the coding sequence ATGAAGCCCCCGCTCCCCGTCCGGAACATCCCGCCCGAGCGCAAGGCCCTGTTCTACGCGGGCCTGGCCGTCGGCCTGGTCGGCGCCTTGCTTTTCGCCTCGACGTTCTACAGCTTCGCCGCGAACTTCGGGGACTTCGACGACTTCGCGGGCCGCGCCCGCAGCATGATGTTCCGGGCGTTCGGGGGGATGGGCCTGATGATCGGCGGCGGGGTCGTCCTCGGCGTCGCGGCGCGGGGGCTGGCCGGCGCGGGGCTGCATCTCGACCCCGAGCAGGCCCGCCGCGACCTGGAGCCCTGGGCCCGGATGCGGGGGGGGCTGCTCGGCGACGTCCTCGACGAGATCCCCGCGGTGCAGCAGGTCGTCGACCGCCTGGGCTCGGGCGAGCGGACCGTCGAGGTCGTCCGCGTCCGCTGCCCGGCGTGCAAGGCGCTCAACGACGAGGCGGCCCGGTTCTGCGGCCAGTGCGGGAAGCCGCTCTGA
- a CDS encoding TetR/AcrR family transcriptional regulator codes for MRYPADHKAKTRAKILEAAGRVFRRRGYHATGVDAVMGEAGLTPGGFYAHFGSKEDLLADALAQAADSVDARRDRALDGLSGRAWAEAFVAYYLSPSHRLADEDGCPLAALISEVAHAGEPVKRSFEAVVLRLAARLADEDPPADDRAFAILALCVGGLGLARSVRDEALAGRVLDACRTLAGTLLADDPPPGGPAGG; via the coding sequence ATGCGATACCCAGCGGATCACAAGGCGAAGACGCGGGCGAAGATCCTGGAGGCGGCCGGGCGGGTCTTCCGCCGTCGGGGATATCACGCCACGGGCGTCGACGCGGTGATGGGCGAGGCCGGCCTCACGCCCGGCGGCTTCTACGCCCACTTCGGCTCGAAGGAAGACCTGCTGGCCGACGCCCTCGCGCAGGCCGCCGACTCGGTCGACGCGCGGCGCGATCGGGCGCTCGACGGCCTGTCGGGCCGCGCCTGGGCCGAGGCGTTCGTCGCGTACTACCTGAGCCCGTCGCACCGGCTCGCGGACGAGGACGGCTGCCCGCTCGCGGCCCTGATCTCCGAGGTCGCGCACGCCGGCGAGCCCGTCAAGCGTAGCTTCGAGGCGGTCGTCCTCCGCCTCGCGGCCCGCCTGGCCGACGAGGACCCGCCGGCCGACGATCGCGCCTTCGCGATTTTGGCCCTCTGCGTCGGCGGCCTCGGCCTCGCCCGTTCGGTCCGCGACGAGGCCCTCGCGGGCCGCGTCCTGGACGCCTGCCGCACGCTGGCCGGGACCCTCCTCGCCGACGACCCCCCGCCCGGCGGGCCCGCGGGGGGCTGA
- a CDS encoding AraC family transcriptional regulator, translating into MLADRSTLAGLVERYTGRDGVHPTAVAGLTLFRATKTHESVATVHEPAFCIVAQGRKRVTLGEEVFCYDPAQFLLVSVDLPLSSKVVEATPDEPYLGVRIDLDLVCVGELMIDAAPAGSDAAPPARGLSVSPLDPPLLDAAARLVALLESPRDVAVVAPLIRREIMYRLLTGEQGGRLRQIAADGGPTRRIALAIDWLRDHFASPFRIEDLARVAHMSPSTFHQHFKAVTAMSPLQYQKRLRLQEARRLMLAEALDAAAAGYRVGYESPSQFSREYRRSFGEPPRRDMARLRTASPAAQG; encoded by the coding sequence ATGCTCGCGGATCGGTCGACGCTGGCCGGGCTCGTGGAACGGTACACCGGGAGGGACGGCGTCCATCCGACGGCCGTCGCCGGGCTGACGCTCTTCCGCGCGACGAAGACCCACGAGTCGGTCGCGACGGTCCACGAGCCGGCGTTCTGCATCGTCGCCCAGGGGCGCAAGCGGGTGACGCTGGGCGAGGAGGTCTTCTGCTACGACCCCGCGCAGTTCCTGCTGGTCTCGGTGGACCTCCCGCTGTCGAGCAAGGTCGTCGAGGCCACGCCGGACGAGCCGTACCTCGGCGTGCGGATCGACCTGGACCTGGTCTGCGTCGGCGAGCTGATGATCGACGCGGCCCCGGCCGGATCGGACGCCGCCCCGCCGGCCCGCGGGCTCTCCGTCAGCCCCCTCGACCCGCCGCTGCTCGACGCGGCGGCGCGGCTCGTCGCCCTGCTGGAATCCCCGCGCGACGTCGCCGTCGTGGCCCCGCTGATCCGCCGCGAGATCATGTACCGGTTGCTCACGGGCGAGCAGGGGGGGCGGCTGCGGCAGATCGCCGCCGACGGCGGGCCGACGCGGCGGATCGCGCTGGCCATCGACTGGCTCCGCGACCATTTCGCGAGCCCCTTCCGCATCGAGGACCTGGCCCGCGTGGCGCACATGAGCCCCTCGACGTTCCACCAGCACTTCAAGGCGGTCACGGCGATGAGCCCCTTGCAGTACCAGAAGCGGCTGCGGCTCCAGGAGGCCCGCCGGCTGATGCTCGCCGAGGCCCTGGACGCGGCCGCCGCCGGCTACCGCGTGGGCTACGAGAGCCCTTCCCAGTTCAGCCGCGAGTATCGCCGGTCTTTCGGCGAGCCCCCTCGACGCGACATGGCGCGGCTGCGGACGGCCTCGCCGGCCGCGCAAGGCTGA
- a CDS encoding amidohydrolase family protein: MRRSRFLQAAAASPLLLATARAWAGGDDRRVPVVDAHVHCFAGRDDARFPYHPLGPYRPVELATPEHLLACMNEAGVDFAVVVHPEPYQDDHRYLEHCLDVGRARLKGTCLFFADRPGSLDRMTELVRRREGQIVAARIHAYAPDRLPPFGKPELHALWRRAGDLGLAIQLHFEPRYAPGFEPLIREFPATKVILDHLGRPFQGSPEENAVVHAWAKLPNTIMKLSAFPAQDQYPHRDVGPVVRDLVKRFGPDRLIYGGGSEPEATGASYRAYREQVRSHLADLSAEDQAKVLGGTAASLFGFHNAAPKAPS; this comes from the coding sequence GTGAGAAGAAGCCGCTTCCTCCAGGCCGCCGCCGCCTCGCCCCTGCTGCTCGCGACGGCCCGAGCCTGGGCGGGCGGCGACGATCGCCGCGTCCCGGTGGTCGACGCCCACGTGCACTGCTTCGCCGGGCGGGACGACGCCCGGTTCCCGTACCACCCGCTGGGCCCGTACCGGCCCGTCGAACTCGCGACGCCCGAGCATTTATTGGCGTGCATGAACGAGGCCGGCGTCGATTTCGCCGTCGTCGTCCACCCTGAGCCGTACCAGGACGACCACCGCTACCTGGAGCATTGCCTGGATGTCGGACGGGCCCGGCTGAAAGGGACGTGCCTGTTCTTCGCCGACCGTCCCGGCTCGCTCGATCGGATGACCGAGCTGGTCCGCCGTCGCGAGGGCCAGATCGTCGCCGCCCGGATCCACGCGTACGCCCCCGACCGCCTGCCCCCCTTCGGCAAGCCCGAGCTGCATGCCCTGTGGCGTCGCGCCGGGGATCTCGGCCTGGCGATCCAGCTCCACTTCGAGCCCCGCTACGCCCCCGGCTTCGAGCCGCTCATCCGGGAATTCCCGGCGACGAAGGTGATCCTCGACCACCTGGGCCGGCCGTTCCAGGGGAGCCCGGAGGAGAACGCCGTCGTGCACGCCTGGGCGAAGCTCCCCAACACGATCATGAAGCTGTCGGCGTTCCCCGCGCAGGATCAATACCCGCACCGCGACGTGGGCCCGGTCGTTCGGGACCTCGTCAAGCGGTTCGGGCCCGACCGGCTGATCTACGGCGGCGGTTCCGAGCCCGAGGCCACCGGGGCGAGCTATCGCGCCTATCGCGAGCAGGTCCGCTCCCACCTGGCCGACCTGTCCGCCGAGGACCAGGCGAAGGTGCTGGGCGGGACCGCGGCGAGCCTCTTCGGCTTCCACAATGCCGCGCCGAAGGCGCCGTCGTGA
- a CDS encoding zinc ribbon domain-containing protein, which yields MSATSDALRDLHTLHQRARAIRDRLQSGPKTLAARTAALAARTADLEKARKVLQDAKVGIKKNEHALQASQAKIDDLKVKLNLVKKNEEYKALQNQIAHDTTAMGKYEDQVLQGYETIEAQGAEFAKAEAEVKAFSDEVDALKKTIADLAVAQKAQLAELEAAIVGAEDSIPIDQREQYRRVVRQLGADALAPVEGGACVGCYTAVTTQMLNELINRDALTFCKSCGRLLYLADSEADSSRNPEKPKPKPRARAKT from the coding sequence ATGAGCGCGACCAGCGACGCCCTCCGCGACCTCCACACCCTCCACCAGCGCGCCCGGGCGATCCGCGACCGGCTCCAATCGGGCCCCAAGACCCTCGCCGCCCGCACCGCGGCCCTCGCCGCCCGCACCGCCGACCTGGAGAAGGCCCGCAAGGTCCTGCAGGACGCCAAGGTCGGCATCAAGAAGAACGAGCACGCGCTGCAGGCGTCGCAGGCCAAGATCGACGACCTCAAGGTCAAGCTGAACCTCGTCAAGAAGAACGAGGAGTACAAGGCCCTCCAGAACCAGATCGCCCACGACACGACCGCGATGGGCAAGTACGAGGACCAGGTCCTGCAAGGCTACGAGACCATCGAGGCCCAGGGCGCCGAGTTCGCCAAGGCCGAGGCCGAGGTCAAGGCCTTCTCCGACGAGGTCGACGCGCTCAAGAAGACGATCGCCGACCTGGCCGTCGCGCAGAAGGCGCAGCTCGCCGAGCTGGAGGCCGCCATCGTCGGGGCCGAGGACTCGATCCCGATCGACCAGCGCGAGCAGTACCGCCGCGTCGTCCGCCAGCTCGGCGCCGACGCCCTGGCCCCCGTCGAGGGGGGCGCCTGCGTCGGCTGCTATACGGCCGTCACCACCCAGATGCTCAACGAGCTGATCAACCGCGACGCCCTCACCTTCTGCAAGAGCTGCGGCCGCCTCCTCTACCTCGCCGACAGCGAGGCCGATTCCTCCCGCAACCCCGAGAAGCCGAAGCCCAAGCCCCGCGCCCGCGCCAAGACCTGA
- a CDS encoding SDR family oxidoreductase → MPEWESKVEGKVVVVTGASSGIGEAVARLLAAQGARVVLGARRVDRLETIVREIAAAGGQALAHAVDVTKREEVQALVAAAVDQFGRIDVMINNAGAMFLSPLAADAVDDWDRMIDVNIKGVLYGVSAALPRFLAQGSGHLINVSSVAGHASFAGAGVYCGTKFAVRAISEAFRQEVGPNIRSTIISPGAVQSELASHVTDPGMIAMMDQLMAIAIPAEAVAQAVLYAVRQPAAVDVNEILVRPTGQTL, encoded by the coding sequence ATGCCCGAGTGGGAGAGCAAGGTCGAGGGGAAGGTCGTGGTCGTCACCGGGGCCAGCAGCGGGATCGGCGAGGCCGTCGCCCGATTGCTCGCCGCGCAGGGCGCCCGCGTGGTCCTCGGGGCCCGGCGCGTCGACCGCCTGGAGACGATCGTGCGCGAGATCGCGGCCGCCGGCGGCCAGGCCCTGGCGCACGCGGTCGACGTGACGAAGCGTGAGGAGGTGCAGGCCCTCGTCGCCGCCGCCGTCGACCAATTCGGCCGAATCGACGTGATGATCAACAACGCCGGCGCCATGTTCCTGTCTCCGCTGGCGGCCGACGCGGTGGACGACTGGGATCGGATGATCGACGTCAACATCAAGGGGGTGCTCTACGGCGTCTCGGCCGCCCTGCCCCGGTTCCTGGCCCAGGGGAGCGGCCACCTCATCAACGTCTCCTCGGTGGCCGGCCACGCCAGCTTCGCCGGCGCGGGGGTCTATTGCGGCACGAAGTTCGCCGTCCGGGCGATCTCCGAGGCCTTCCGCCAGGAAGTCGGTCCCAACATCCGGAGCACGATCATCAGCCCCGGCGCGGTGCAGAGCGAGCTGGCCTCCCACGTCACCGACCCCGGCATGATCGCGATGATGGACCAGCTCATGGCGATCGCCATCCCGGCCGAGGCCGTCGCGCAGGCGGTCCTCTACGCCGTCCGCCAGCCGGCGGCGGTCGACGTCAACGAGATCCTCGTCCGGCCCACCGGGCAGACGCTCTGA
- a CDS encoding oxidoreductase, protein MSQPRKVWLVTGASRGLGRELARAVLARGDVVVGTSRDGTADLDAGAGSLHMLALDLAAPGREAQVVEQAHALHGRLDVLVNNAGYGLLGAVEEADEVETARVFDVNFFGPLRLIRAALPFLRERRGGHIVNLSSIAGIAPMAGSGLYAAAKFALEGMSESLAQEVAPLGLRVTVVEPGAFRTDFLSSQSIRHAPGRIAEYAATSGKVVSYLDQLQGKQLGDPVRGARAIIEAVESAEPPLHLLLGSDALNRAREKLRKLGEEFDRWEPVSLGTDFPAGDR, encoded by the coding sequence ATGTCACAGCCCAGGAAAGTCTGGCTCGTCACGGGCGCCTCGCGGGGGTTGGGCCGGGAGCTGGCCCGCGCGGTGCTGGCCCGGGGGGACGTCGTCGTCGGCACGAGCCGCGACGGGACGGCGGACCTCGACGCCGGCGCCGGCTCGCTCCACATGCTCGCGCTCGACCTCGCCGCGCCGGGGCGGGAGGCCCAGGTCGTCGAGCAGGCCCACGCGTTGCACGGACGTTTGGACGTCCTGGTCAACAACGCCGGCTACGGCCTGCTGGGGGCGGTGGAGGAGGCCGACGAGGTCGAGACGGCCCGCGTCTTCGACGTCAACTTCTTCGGCCCGCTGCGGCTGATCCGGGCCGCCCTGCCCTTCCTGCGCGAGCGCCGCGGCGGACACATCGTGAACCTCTCGTCGATCGCCGGGATCGCCCCGATGGCCGGCTCGGGCCTGTACGCCGCGGCCAAGTTCGCGCTCGAGGGGATGTCCGAGAGCCTCGCCCAGGAGGTCGCGCCGCTGGGCCTGCGGGTGACCGTCGTCGAGCCGGGCGCGTTCCGCACCGACTTCCTCTCGTCGCAGTCCATCCGTCACGCCCCGGGTCGGATCGCCGAATACGCCGCGACGAGCGGCAAGGTCGTGTCGTACCTCGATCAGCTCCAGGGGAAGCAGCTCGGCGACCCCGTCCGGGGGGCGCGGGCGATCATCGAGGCGGTGGAGTCGGCCGAGCCGCCGCTCCACCTGCTCCTCGGGTCCGACGCGTTGAACCGCGCCCGCGAGAAGCTGCGGAAGCTCGGCGAGGAGTTCGACCGCTGGGAGCCGGTCTCGCTGGGCACGGACTTCCCCGCCGGCGATCGTTGA
- the rpoD gene encoding RNA polymerase sigma factor RpoD, which yields MDKLDEGLKALLELGKRRGFLTFDQVNDVLPDDATSPERIHGLLETLDEMGVELINEDEAEARLLASGDLDDEPEDLVEDADEEEAELTPEELEDISRRIDDPVRMYLTQMGEIPLLTREQEINLAKKIEVTRKKFRRKVLECHFALALVVDVLKKVAEGELPFDRTVKVSVTENLEKDQILGRMPHNLATLTHLMECNVRDFKAFVRDREPVSRAGLINDLKRRRFKAVNLVEELSIRTQKVQPLMKRLEQIAVRMNELLFQLREHRAGRAGKEDRANLVKELKDLMRITLESPKSLRRRVEIMNSRFKEYEQAKRELSGGNLRLVVSIAKKYRNRGLSFLDLIQEGNTGLMRAVDKYEYRRGYKFSTYATWWIRQAITRAIADQARTIRIPVHMIETMSKLRNVSKKLLQEKGREPTIEETAKAANISVEETRRVMKISRHPISLDRPVGESEDSYFGDFIEDEAVESPINAATQEMLKDKIDQVLKTLTYREREIIKLRYGLGDGYTYTLEEVGRIFKVTRERVRQIEAKAVRKLQHPVRSRQLEGFLESTG from the coding sequence ATGGACAAGCTGGACGAGGGCCTCAAAGCTCTCCTCGAATTGGGCAAACGACGTGGCTTCCTGACTTTTGATCAGGTGAACGACGTTTTGCCCGACGACGCGACGAGCCCCGAACGCATCCACGGCCTGCTCGAGACCCTGGACGAGATGGGCGTCGAGCTCATCAACGAAGACGAGGCCGAGGCCCGCCTGCTCGCCTCCGGCGACCTCGACGACGAGCCCGAAGACCTCGTCGAAGACGCGGACGAGGAAGAGGCCGAACTCACGCCCGAAGAGCTGGAAGACATCTCGCGGCGGATCGACGACCCGGTCCGCATGTACCTCACCCAGATGGGCGAGATCCCCCTGCTCACCCGCGAGCAGGAGATCAACCTCGCCAAGAAGATCGAGGTCACCCGCAAGAAGTTCCGCCGCAAGGTCCTGGAGTGCCACTTCGCCCTGGCCCTGGTCGTCGACGTCCTCAAGAAGGTCGCCGAGGGCGAGCTGCCGTTCGACCGCACGGTCAAGGTCTCGGTCACCGAGAACCTCGAGAAGGACCAGATCCTCGGCCGGATGCCCCACAACCTGGCGACGCTCACCCACCTGATGGAGTGCAACGTCCGGGACTTCAAGGCGTTCGTCCGCGACCGCGAGCCCGTCTCCCGCGCCGGGCTGATCAACGACCTGAAGCGCCGCCGCTTCAAGGCCGTCAACCTCGTCGAGGAGCTGTCGATCCGGACCCAGAAGGTCCAGCCCCTGATGAAGCGGCTGGAGCAGATCGCCGTCCGGATGAACGAGCTGCTCTTCCAGCTCCGCGAGCACCGCGCCGGCCGCGCCGGCAAGGAAGACCGCGCGAACCTGGTCAAGGAGCTCAAGGACCTGATGCGGATCACGCTCGAGAGCCCCAAGAGCCTCAGGCGCCGCGTCGAGATCATGAACTCGCGGTTCAAGGAGTACGAGCAGGCCAAGCGCGAGCTGTCCGGCGGCAACCTCCGCCTGGTGGTCTCGATCGCCAAGAAGTACCGCAACCGCGGCCTCTCGTTCCTGGACCTGATCCAGGAGGGGAACACCGGCCTGATGCGGGCCGTCGACAAGTACGAGTACCGCCGCGGCTACAAGTTCAGCACCTACGCCACGTGGTGGATCCGCCAGGCCATCACCCGCGCCATCGCCGACCAGGCCCGGACGATCCGCATCCCGGTCCACATGATCGAGACGATGTCCAAGCTCCGCAACGTCTCCAAGAAGCTCCTCCAGGAGAAGGGCCGCGAGCCGACCATCGAGGAGACGGCCAAGGCCGCCAACATCTCCGTCGAGGAGACGCGGCGGGTGATGAAGATCAGCCGGCACCCGATCTCGCTCGACCGCCCGGTCGGCGAGAGCGAGGACAGCTACTTCGGCGACTTCATCGAGGACGAGGCCGTCGAGAGCCCGATCAACGCGGCCACCCAGGAGATGCTCAAGGACAAGATCGACCAGGTGCTGAAGACCCTCACCTACCGCGAGCGCGAGATCATCAAGCTCCGCTACGGCCTGGGCGACGGCTACACCTACACGCTCGAAGAGGTCGGCCGGATCTTCAAGGTCACCCGCGAGCGGGTGAGACAGATCGAGGCCAAGGCCGTCCGCAAGTTACAGCATCCCGTCCGAAGCCGGCAGCTCGAGGGGTTCCTCGAAAGCACCGGTTGA
- a CDS encoding 3'-5' exonuclease produces the protein MLKNIILERPLAVIDLETTGVDVKVDRIIEVSVLKISPGGEADHRTRRVNPGVPIPPEATAVHGIGDDDVADCPTFRAIAPGLARYLDGCDLGGFNILKYDLRLLAAEYNRAGLTFPIAGRKVVDACHLFHQRERRDLTAAYKFYCGLDHVGAHGAAADVLATLAILDAQVSRYDDLPRTIDGLHEHCTDPKALDLGGMFGRCDEGTVVFIKGKYKGRSLDDIARTKPDYLQWMLRDDYFDDTKSIASEALRQAG, from the coding sequence ATGCTCAAGAACATCATCCTGGAACGCCCCCTCGCGGTGATCGACCTGGAGACGACGGGGGTCGACGTCAAGGTCGACCGCATCATCGAGGTCAGCGTCCTGAAGATCTCGCCCGGGGGCGAGGCGGACCACCGGACCCGGCGGGTGAACCCCGGCGTGCCGATCCCGCCCGAGGCCACCGCGGTCCACGGAATCGGCGACGACGACGTGGCCGACTGCCCCACGTTCCGGGCGATCGCCCCGGGATTGGCCCGCTACCTCGACGGCTGCGACCTGGGCGGGTTCAACATCCTGAAGTACGACCTGAGGCTGCTCGCCGCCGAGTACAACCGGGCCGGGCTGACGTTCCCGATCGCGGGGCGGAAGGTCGTCGACGCCTGCCACCTCTTCCACCAGCGCGAGCGCCGGGATCTGACCGCCGCCTACAAGTTCTACTGCGGCCTCGACCACGTCGGGGCCCACGGCGCGGCGGCCGACGTGCTGGCGACCCTGGCGATCCTCGACGCCCAGGTCTCCCGCTACGACGACCTGCCGAGGACGATCGACGGCCTGCACGAGCACTGCACCGACCCCAAGGCGCTCGACCTCGGCGGCATGTTCGGCCGCTGCGACGAGGGGACGGTCGTGTTCATCAAGGGCAAGTACAAGGGCCGCTCGCTCGACGACATCGCCCGCACGAAGCCCGACTACCTGCAGTGGATGCTCCGAGACGACTATTTCGACGACACGAAGTCGATCGCCTCGGAGGCGCTCAGGCAGGCCGGCTGA
- a CDS encoding class I SAM-dependent methyltransferase, whose translation MIQDSFDLDARDAWNAGADAFADFVDSGADYYRGLVHGPALLAACGDVRGASVLDLGCGHGYFSRLLAGAEASVLGVDVSEALLERAIEREAADALGIEYRLMDAAQVGSGLEGRRFDLVTGCMSLQDMSEPAEVFTGVSRLLGAGGRMVFSVPHPGTDLTFREWKRDERGRKLALCLDRYFESGPAVCDWSMARLKYPWKTPFRRHTLAEWSTLIRDAGFVIRSLLEPRPDAALVREHPNLEDCFRMPFFLIFEIVLTTK comes from the coding sequence ATGATTCAGGACTCCTTCGACCTCGACGCCCGCGACGCCTGGAACGCAGGCGCGGACGCCTTCGCTGACTTCGTCGATTCCGGCGCCGACTACTACCGTGGCCTCGTCCACGGGCCCGCGCTGCTCGCGGCCTGCGGCGACGTCCGCGGCGCGAGCGTCCTGGACCTCGGCTGCGGCCACGGCTACTTCAGCCGCCTCCTGGCGGGCGCGGAGGCCTCGGTCCTCGGGGTCGACGTCTCGGAAGCCCTGCTCGAACGAGCGATCGAGCGCGAGGCGGCGGATGCGTTGGGGATCGAGTATCGGCTGATGGATGCCGCACAGGTCGGCTCCGGCCTGGAAGGCCGGCGCTTCGACCTCGTGACGGGCTGCATGTCGTTGCAGGATATGTCCGAACCGGCCGAGGTCTTCACCGGGGTGAGTCGCCTGCTCGGGGCCGGAGGCCGCATGGTGTTCTCGGTCCCCCACCCCGGCACCGACCTGACCTTCCGGGAATGGAAGCGCGACGAGCGCGGCCGCAAGCTGGCGCTCTGCCTCGATCGCTACTTCGAAAGCGGGCCTGCGGTCTGCGATTGGTCGATGGCCCGACTGAAATACCCCTGGAAGACCCCGTTCCGTCGCCACACGCTTGCGGAATGGAGCACGCTGATCCGGGACGCCGGGTTCGTCATCCGCAGCCTCCTGGAGCCCAGGCCGGACGCCGCGCTCGTTCGGGAGCATCCGAATCTGGAGGATTGCTTCCGGATGCCGTTCTTCCTGATCTTCGAAATCGTTCTGACGACGAAGTGA